The Kitasatospora sp. NBC_00374 genome has a segment encoding these proteins:
- a CDS encoding MFS transporter, translating into MRRGGTDSGENPAGGQGLIAQLRRPPGGRDARIMLLALAVDRVGSGLWAASSVLYFTFVTHLSAQQIGVLLGVAGVAGIVGSPLAGRLAGRAPVRPLLIGCHLLRLATLGLLLVFTGFDALLPVVAATYLGDRAAKTLEMLFATQVAGDRRVTYQALSRSAANAGYGVGAGIAAVGLAVGTGDAYRVLILGDALSFAVAAALVWRTREPREPREARAARQAREPRDPGADPVRPARTASPWRDRRYLLFVLLDIPMNIDDSILAVGLPLWLVNRTSAPHALVPLFLVVNTVLVVVLQLRVSARAEGPRRATRAVLWYGVLVFTTCVGLAVAARGGTWLATAVLLTAALLITLAELMRSVSSWELAVLLAPGDARASYLGVAGMAQSVQKSAGPPLLTGVVMAAGPVGWVVLGAAVAGLAAVQRSACARRLQALPAPEPAHRGGAGASAAVGDGGPGADAVPVG; encoded by the coding sequence ATGCGGCGCGGCGGCACGGACAGCGGGGAGAACCCGGCGGGCGGGCAGGGCCTGATCGCGCAGCTGCGCCGGCCACCCGGCGGCCGGGATGCGCGGATCATGCTGCTCGCGCTGGCCGTGGACCGGGTCGGCTCGGGGCTGTGGGCCGCGTCCTCGGTCCTGTACTTCACCTTCGTGACGCACCTGAGCGCCCAGCAGATCGGTGTGCTGCTCGGCGTGGCCGGGGTCGCGGGGATCGTCGGCTCGCCGCTGGCCGGACGGCTGGCCGGCCGGGCCCCGGTGCGTCCGCTGCTGATCGGCTGCCACCTGCTCCGGCTGGCCACGCTCGGGCTGCTGCTGGTGTTCACCGGCTTCGACGCGCTGCTCCCCGTCGTCGCCGCCACGTACCTGGGGGACCGGGCGGCGAAGACCCTGGAGATGCTGTTCGCCACGCAGGTCGCGGGTGACCGGCGGGTGACCTATCAGGCGCTGTCGCGCAGCGCGGCCAACGCGGGATACGGCGTCGGCGCCGGGATCGCGGCCGTCGGCCTGGCGGTCGGGACGGGCGACGCCTACCGGGTCCTGATCCTGGGCGACGCGCTGTCCTTCGCGGTCGCGGCCGCGCTGGTGTGGCGCACCCGGGAGCCGCGCGAACCGAGGGAGGCACGGGCGGCGCGGCAGGCGCGCGAGCCGCGCGACCCCGGTGCCGATCCGGTGCGGCCGGCCCGCACCGCGAGCCCCTGGCGGGACCGCCGCTATCTGCTGTTCGTGCTGCTGGACATCCCGATGAACATCGACGACTCGATCCTCGCCGTCGGCCTGCCGCTGTGGCTGGTGAACCGCACCTCGGCGCCGCACGCGCTCGTCCCGCTCTTCCTGGTCGTCAACACCGTGTTGGTGGTGGTGCTGCAACTGCGGGTGTCGGCCCGGGCGGAGGGCCCGAGGCGGGCCACCCGGGCCGTGCTCTGGTACGGCGTCCTGGTCTTCACGACCTGCGTGGGCCTGGCGGTCGCCGCCCGGGGCGGCACGTGGCTGGCGACGGCCGTCCTGCTCACCGCGGCGCTGTTGATCACCCTGGCGGAGCTGATGCGCTCGGTGAGCTCGTGGGAACTGGCGGTGCTGCTGGCGCCCGGGGACGCCCGTGCCTCGTATCTGGGGGTGGCCGGGATGGCGCAGTCCGTCCAGAAGTCCGCCGGCCCGCCGCTGCTGACCGGTGTGGTGATGGCGGCCGGGCCGGTGGGCTGGGTGGTACTCGGGGCGGCGGTCGCGGGGCTCGCGGCCGTGCAGCGCAGTGCCTGTGCACGGCGGCTTCAGGCACTCCCGGCGCCCGAACCGGCCCACCGCGGCGGAGCCGGCGCATCGGCGGCCGTCGGGGACGGTGGCCCGGGCGCGGACGCGGTGCCGGTCGGCTGA
- a CDS encoding ricin-type beta-trefoil lectin domain protein encodes MWTQSRCEACHRIRRADTCPCGLDADGPAAWEPAPTAVLPAFPGDLPPVGGDGGPADSARLRIFDRASPEEPEYLGGEAGGSRPASAEGRPGLPAPQVAAVAGAGMLAATVAVCVLAVVTAHGSRSAPAAAATRPPVAAAPAATPSARPAPPSPAEPTSTATARATPTPTAPPPPSATTPSSVTVRGASSGRCLTVRNLTDVEIRDCDGDRTQQWTLTAAGELRDADDACLVPRNTSGRPSAVVHLRPCVGDADQTWAAGPNGAVVGVRSGLCLDAFQGRTGNGTPVLLRPCTQQPTQRWTIR; translated from the coding sequence ATGTGGACCCAATCCCGTTGCGAGGCGTGCCACCGGATCCGGCGGGCCGACACGTGCCCCTGCGGCCTGGACGCGGACGGCCCGGCCGCCTGGGAACCCGCGCCGACGGCAGTCCTCCCGGCGTTTCCGGGCGACCTCCCGCCGGTGGGCGGTGACGGTGGGCCGGCGGACTCCGCCCGTCTGCGGATCTTCGACCGGGCGAGCCCGGAGGAGCCCGAGTACCTCGGAGGCGAGGCCGGGGGGAGCCGGCCCGCTTCGGCCGAGGGCCGTCCCGGCCTGCCGGCCCCCCAGGTCGCCGCAGTGGCGGGCGCGGGGATGCTGGCCGCCACGGTGGCGGTGTGCGTCCTGGCCGTGGTCACCGCACACGGCTCCCGCAGCGCACCCGCAGCCGCCGCCACGCGGCCCCCGGTGGCGGCGGCACCCGCCGCCACGCCGTCCGCCCGGCCCGCGCCGCCGAGCCCCGCAGAGCCGACCTCCACGGCGACGGCGAGAGCGACGCCGACGCCGACGGCCCCACCCCCGCCGTCCGCCACCACCCCTTCCTCCGTCACCGTGCGGGGAGCCTCCTCCGGCCGCTGTCTGACCGTCAGAAACCTCACCGACGTGGAGATCAGGGACTGCGACGGCGACCGCACCCAGCAGTGGACCCTCACCGCGGCCGGGGAGCTCCGAGACGCGGACGACGCCTGTCTGGTCCCCCGCAACACCTCCGGGCGGCCCTCGGCCGTCGTGCACCTGCGGCCCTGCGTCGGTGACGCCGACCAGACGTGGGCGGCGGGGCCGAACGGGGCCGTGGTCGGTGTCAGGTCCGGCCTGTGCCTGGACGCGTTCCAGGGGCGGACCGGCAACGGCACCCCGGTCCTGCTGCGGCCCTGTACCCAGCAGCCGACCCAGCGGTGGACCATACGGTGA
- a CDS encoding chitosanase yields the protein MGSQHGRSTKARTLRVAVAALAVVLPTTLAVAQLGHAGETSVVSVAGVGLDEAHKKDIAMQLVSSAENSSLDWKAQYKYIEDIGDGRGYTAGIIGFCSGTGDMLHVVEHYTDLEPGNILAKYLPALRKVNGSESHSGLGSAFEKDWATAAKDTVFQQAQNDERDRLYFNPAVQQAKADGLRALGQFVYYDAIVMHGPGTDSDSFGGIRKAALEKAKSPAQGGDESAYLKAFTDARKVVMKKEEAHADTSRVDTEQLVFLNARNFDLNPPLKWKVYGDPYSINS from the coding sequence ATGGGTTCGCAGCACGGTCGATCCACCAAGGCCCGCACACTCCGGGTCGCGGTGGCGGCTCTGGCCGTCGTCCTCCCCACCACGCTGGCCGTGGCTCAGCTCGGTCATGCCGGTGAGACCTCGGTGGTCTCGGTGGCGGGCGTGGGTCTGGACGAAGCCCACAAGAAGGACATCGCGATGCAGCTGGTGTCCAGCGCGGAGAACTCCTCACTGGACTGGAAGGCCCAGTACAAGTACATCGAGGACATCGGCGACGGGCGCGGCTACACGGCCGGCATCATCGGCTTCTGCTCCGGCACCGGCGACATGCTCCACGTGGTCGAGCACTACACCGACCTCGAGCCCGGCAACATCCTCGCCAAGTACCTGCCCGCGCTGCGCAAGGTCAACGGCTCCGAGTCGCACTCCGGCCTCGGCTCCGCCTTCGAGAAGGACTGGGCGACCGCCGCCAAGGACACCGTGTTCCAGCAGGCCCAGAACGACGAGCGCGACCGTCTCTACTTCAACCCCGCCGTCCAGCAGGCCAAGGCGGACGGGCTGCGTGCGCTCGGCCAGTTCGTCTACTACGACGCCATCGTCATGCACGGCCCCGGCACCGACTCCGACAGCTTCGGCGGCATCCGCAAGGCCGCGCTCGAGAAGGCCAAGTCCCCGGCCCAGGGCGGCGACGAGAGCGCCTACCTCAAGGCCTTCACGGACGCCCGCAAGGTGGTCATGAAGAAGGAGGAGGCGCACGCCGACACCAGCAGGGTCGACACCGAGCAGCTGGTCTTCCTCAACGCCAGGAACTTCGACCTCAACCCGCCGCTCAAGTGGAAGGTCTACGGCGACCCGTACAGCATCAACAGCTGA
- a CDS encoding serine/threonine protein kinase, translating into MTGRGTVLGGRYTLTERIGGGGMGAVWRADDEVLARQVAVKILHPALFEDGTFATRFRREARLLAALNHPGIVDVHDYGESGEGTDDRIAYIVMELVDGQPLHEALAESGPMPAERALGLLAEALDALHAAHRRDIVHRDIKPSNLMLGADGRVTVTDFGIARALASTKITASHSVLGTALYMAPEQAEGAATTPACDLYAIGVVCYELLTGETPFTGESVLEVALKHIREPAPELPAEFPAAVRAFVAAALQKRPADRFPDAAAMAAAARAAIGDAPSPAPAAPVPVPPVPVADEAEKAGPEKAGPGKADAGKADAGKAEPTAAERPPRRTWRGLLVPIVIPVVVTAGATTVLLVDRVPFRSEANAPGPQQSVTAPAAAGTGTPPPATAPAVGAPTTATGAAAPSEAAPATGAGNQPVNTVPDAGAGAAGGQGTTPRGGATTPAPGQPAPAPAPGTKAATTPAPATPAQTPTTPPGCGGSSWGAIVNVGDGLRLGLAKDSPAPGSAVIMGGTTAYGWVHSVPSSWHHFNPCNLSGPDLVQEPDGKVSLSGGFSVLTNWTVTPASTPGAYYLKDYMGQNCLTDNGAGRQLTMVTCTPGNNAQQWRIP; encoded by the coding sequence ATGACGGGTCGGGGGACCGTGCTCGGGGGGCGCTACACGCTGACCGAGCGTATCGGCGGCGGGGGTATGGGCGCCGTCTGGCGGGCCGACGACGAGGTGCTGGCACGGCAGGTCGCGGTCAAGATCCTGCACCCGGCGCTGTTCGAGGACGGCACGTTCGCCACGCGCTTCCGGCGCGAGGCCCGGCTGCTCGCCGCCCTCAACCACCCCGGCATCGTGGACGTCCACGACTACGGCGAGAGCGGCGAGGGCACCGACGACAGGATCGCCTACATCGTCATGGAACTCGTCGACGGACAGCCTCTGCACGAGGCCCTCGCCGAGAGCGGTCCGATGCCGGCCGAACGCGCACTCGGCCTCCTCGCCGAGGCGCTGGACGCGCTGCACGCCGCACACCGGCGGGACATCGTGCACCGTGACATCAAGCCGTCGAACCTGATGCTCGGGGCGGACGGCCGGGTGACGGTGACCGACTTCGGAATCGCCCGCGCGCTGGCCAGCACGAAGATCACCGCCTCGCACTCGGTCCTCGGCACTGCCCTCTACATGGCACCCGAACAGGCCGAGGGCGCGGCCACCACCCCGGCCTGCGACCTGTACGCGATCGGCGTGGTCTGCTACGAACTGCTGACCGGCGAAACGCCGTTCACCGGTGAGAGCGTGCTCGAAGTCGCCCTCAAGCACATCAGGGAACCCGCGCCGGAACTCCCGGCCGAGTTCCCCGCCGCGGTGCGCGCCTTCGTCGCCGCCGCGCTGCAGAAGCGGCCGGCGGACCGCTTCCCCGACGCCGCCGCGATGGCCGCGGCGGCCCGCGCCGCGATCGGTGACGCACCGTCGCCGGCCCCGGCGGCTCCTGTTCCGGTGCCTCCCGTCCCCGTGGCGGACGAGGCCGAAAAGGCCGGGCCCGAAAAGGCCGGGCCCGGGAAGGCCGACGCCGGAAAGGCCGACGCCGGAAAGGCCGAGCCCACCGCCGCCGAGCGACCCCCGCGACGGACGTGGCGCGGTCTGCTCGTCCCGATCGTCATCCCGGTGGTCGTCACGGCGGGTGCGACCACCGTCCTGCTGGTCGACCGGGTGCCCTTCCGGTCCGAGGCTAACGCGCCCGGCCCGCAGCAGTCCGTCACGGCTCCCGCCGCCGCGGGCACCGGCACGCCGCCGCCGGCAACGGCGCCGGCCGTCGGGGCGCCGACCACGGCCACCGGCGCCGCCGCTCCCTCCGAGGCCGCCCCGGCGACGGGAGCCGGGAACCAGCCGGTGAACACCGTCCCGGACGCGGGCGCCGGCGCGGCCGGCGGGCAGGGCACCACGCCCCGTGGCGGCGCCACCACGCCCGCGCCCGGCCAGCCCGCTCCCGCACCGGCGCCCGGTACCAAGGCCGCGACCACCCCGGCGCCCGCCACCCCGGCGCAGACCCCCACCACGCCTCCGGGCTGCGGCGGCAGCAGCTGGGGTGCCATCGTCAACGTGGGCGACGGCCTCAGGCTCGGCCTGGCGAAGGACAGCCCGGCGCCGGGAAGTGCCGTGATCATGGGTGGGACGACCGCCTACGGCTGGGTGCACTCCGTCCCGAGCAGCTGGCACCACTTCAACCCGTGCAACCTGAGCGGCCCGGACCTCGTCCAGGAACCGGACGGAAAGGTGTCACTGTCCGGCGGCTTCAGCGTCCTGACGAACTGGACGGTGACCCCCGCGAGCACGCCCGGCGCCTACTACCTCAAGGACTACATGGGCCAGAACTGCCTCACCGACAACGGAGCCGGGAGGCAGCTCACCATGGTCACCTGCACGCCCGGCAACAACGCCCAGCAGTGGCGGATCCCGTAA
- a CDS encoding YdeI family protein, translating into MDEIDGVEVLAFADAPAFERWLAEHHTRHEGVWIRMARKSSGIPTVTSDELVDVGLCYGWISGQRRSLDERHYLQKYVPRRPGSLWSQVNVDKVATLTAAGRMREPGLAEVRRAREDGRWAAAYESQRTATVPDDLAAALDAHPPARAAFEALDRTGRYLVALPLLQALTPEARQARLEKAVRLLGHGDGPGAA; encoded by the coding sequence ATGGACGAGATCGACGGTGTGGAGGTCCTCGCGTTCGCCGACGCCCCCGCGTTCGAGCGCTGGCTGGCGGAGCATCACACCCGCCACGAAGGTGTGTGGATCAGGATGGCCAGGAAGAGCTCCGGCATCCCGACGGTCACCTCCGACGAGTTGGTCGACGTCGGGCTGTGCTACGGCTGGATCTCCGGGCAGCGGCGGTCCCTCGACGAGCGGCACTACCTGCAGAAGTACGTGCCGCGCCGGCCCGGGAGCCTGTGGTCGCAGGTGAACGTGGACAAGGTCGCGACGCTGACGGCCGCCGGACGGATGCGGGAGCCGGGGCTCGCCGAGGTGCGCCGGGCCCGGGAGGACGGTCGGTGGGCGGCCGCCTACGAGTCGCAGCGGACGGCGACGGTACCGGACGACCTCGCGGCCGCGCTCGACGCGCACCCTCCGGCCAGGGCGGCGTTCGAGGCACTCGACCGGACCGGCCGCTACCTGGTCGCCCTCCCGCTGCTCCAGGCGCTCACCCCGGAGGCCCGGCAGGCCCGTCTGGAGAAGGCCGTCCGCCTGCTGGGGCACGGCGACGGGCCGGGCGCGGCGTAG
- a CDS encoding aldo/keto reductase → MPAATAATDPADPSIGRFGLGTAAVGRPGYITLGRDLDLPADRTVEALRRRTHALLDAAYAAGVRYFDTARSYGRAEEFLAEWLAARPDAAADSTVGSKWGYTYTADWQTSGVPVHEVKEHSAAVFDRQIKETRALLDRRLDVYLVHSVTPDSPALTDPALHRRLAALAGEGVRVGLSTSGPAQADAVRAALEVTVDGRPLFAAVQATWNLLEPSAGPALAEAHAAGWLVVVKEAMANGRLAGRNATGPDTAELRSCAARTGASGDALALAAAAAQPWADIVLCGAATPEQLASNLTAAGLRLSPEDLAGLAPLAEPAEAYWRTRAALPWA, encoded by the coding sequence ATGCCGGCCGCAACCGCCGCCACCGACCCCGCAGACCCGTCGATCGGGCGGTTCGGTCTGGGCACCGCCGCCGTCGGACGGCCCGGCTACATCACGCTCGGCCGGGACCTCGACCTGCCCGCCGACCGGACGGTCGAGGCGCTGCGCCGGCGGACCCACGCCCTGCTCGACGCCGCGTACGCGGCCGGAGTGCGGTACTTCGACACCGCCCGCTCCTACGGCCGCGCCGAGGAGTTCCTCGCCGAGTGGCTGGCGGCCAGGCCCGACGCGGCCGCCGACTCCACGGTCGGCAGCAAGTGGGGCTACACCTACACCGCCGACTGGCAGACCTCGGGCGTGCCCGTGCACGAGGTCAAGGAGCACTCCGCGGCGGTGTTCGACCGTCAGATCAAGGAGACCAGGGCGCTGTTGGACCGCCGGCTCGACGTGTACCTGGTGCACTCGGTCACCCCGGACAGCCCGGCGCTGACCGACCCCGCGCTGCACCGGCGGCTGGCCGCCCTGGCCGGCGAGGGCGTCCGGGTGGGGCTGTCCACCAGTGGCCCCGCGCAGGCGGACGCGGTCCGTGCGGCGCTGGAGGTGACGGTGGACGGACGGCCGCTGTTCGCCGCCGTCCAGGCCACCTGGAACCTGCTGGAACCGTCCGCCGGGCCGGCGCTGGCCGAGGCGCACGCGGCGGGATGGCTGGTCGTCGTGAAGGAGGCCATGGCCAACGGCCGCCTCGCCGGGCGCAACGCCACCGGCCCCGACACCGCCGAGCTGCGCTCCTGCGCGGCCCGTACCGGGGCGTCCGGCGACGCTCTCGCGCTCGCGGCGGCCGCCGCGCAGCCGTGGGCGGACATCGTGCTCTGCGGCGCCGCGACCCCGGAACAGCTGGCCTCCAACCTCACCGCCGCCGGGCTGCGGCTCTCGCCCGAGGACCTGGCCGGGCTCGCCCCGCTCGCCGAACCGGCCGAGGCGTACTGGCGCACCCGCGCCGCGCTGCCCTGGGCGTGA
- a CDS encoding Fur family transcriptional regulator has translation MSDLLERLRGRGWRMTSQRRVVAEVLDGDHVHLTADEVHARAIQRLPEISRATVYNTLGELVTLGEVTEVTTDGRAKRYDPNAHHPHQHLVCSSCGTIRDVHPTGDPLADLPAAERFGFTVSRVEVTYRGLCESCSRTPDPAG, from the coding sequence ATGAGCGACCTGCTGGAGCGACTCAGAGGGCGCGGCTGGCGGATGACCTCCCAGCGGCGTGTCGTTGCGGAGGTACTCGACGGCGACCACGTGCATCTGACGGCCGACGAGGTACACGCCCGAGCGATACAGCGCCTGCCCGAGATCTCCCGGGCGACCGTCTACAACACCCTGGGCGAGCTGGTCACGCTCGGCGAGGTCACCGAGGTCACCACCGACGGACGCGCCAAGCGCTACGACCCCAACGCCCACCACCCGCACCAGCACCTGGTGTGCTCCAGCTGCGGCACCATCCGCGACGTCCACCCGACCGGCGATCCGCTCGCCGACCTGCCGGCGGCGGAGCGGTTCGGCTTCACCGTCTCCCGGGTCGAGGTCACCTACCGCGGGCTGTGCGAATCCTGCTCCCGGACACCGGACCCGGCCGGCTGA
- the katG gene encoding catalase/peroxidase HPI, which translates to MSENHDAIVVDAKTEDTGGCPVVHGRSPHPTQGGGNRQWWPDRLNLRILAKNPAVGNPLGADFDYAEAFGALDLAAVKRDLAEVLTTSQDWWPADYGNYGPFMIRMAWHSAGTYRISDGRGGAGAGQQRFAPLNSWPDNANLDKARRLLWPVKKKYGQNLSWADLMILAGNVALESMGFTTFGFAGGREDVWEAEEDVYWGPESTWLGDERYTGDRELENPLGAVQMGLIYVNPEGPNGNPDPLAAARDIRETFRRMAMNDEETVALVAGGHTFGKTHGAGPADAVGDDPEASPLEQQGLGWKSGFGTGKGGDAITSGLEGAWTKTPVTWDNTFFETLFGFEWELSKSPAGAHQWKPKNGGGAGTVPDAHDPSKTHAPTMLTTDLALRVDPAYEPISRRFLEDPDAFADAFARAWYKLTHRDMGPVVRYLGPEVPTEVLLWQDPLPAVTHELVDAADVADLKGRVLAAGLPVSQLVSTAWASASSFRGSDKRGGANGARIRLEPQNGWEANEPDQLATVLRALEGVQESFNSAQSDGKRISLADLIVLAGGAAVERAAKDAGFDVRVPFTPGRVDAAQDQTDRESFAALEPAADGFRNYLGKGVRLPAEYLLVDRANLLTLSAPEMTALVGGLRVLGANHQGSSLGVLTTAPGVLTNDFFVNLLDLGTTWKATSEDANTFEGRDADTGEVRWTGTRADLVFGSNSELRALAEVYASDDAKEKFVNDFVAAWAKVMDLDRFDLV; encoded by the coding sequence ATGTCTGAGAACCATGATGCAATCGTCGTAGACGCGAAGACGGAGGACACGGGCGGCTGCCCGGTCGTGCACGGGCGCTCCCCGCATCCGACCCAGGGCGGCGGGAACCGCCAGTGGTGGCCGGACCGGCTCAACCTGCGGATCCTCGCCAAGAACCCCGCCGTGGGCAACCCGCTCGGCGCGGACTTCGACTACGCCGAGGCGTTCGGCGCCCTCGACCTCGCGGCGGTCAAGCGGGACCTCGCGGAGGTCCTGACGACCTCGCAGGACTGGTGGCCGGCCGACTACGGCAACTACGGCCCGTTCATGATCCGGATGGCCTGGCACAGCGCCGGCACCTACCGGATCAGCGACGGCCGCGGCGGGGCCGGGGCCGGCCAGCAGCGGTTCGCCCCGCTCAACAGCTGGCCGGACAACGCCAACCTGGACAAGGCCCGCCGCCTGCTGTGGCCGGTCAAGAAGAAGTACGGCCAGAACCTCTCCTGGGCCGACCTCATGATCCTGGCCGGCAACGTCGCGCTGGAGTCGATGGGCTTCACCACCTTCGGCTTCGCCGGCGGCCGTGAGGACGTCTGGGAGGCCGAGGAGGACGTCTACTGGGGGCCGGAGAGCACCTGGCTCGGCGACGAGCGCTACACCGGGGACCGGGAGCTGGAGAACCCGCTCGGCGCGGTCCAGATGGGTCTCATCTACGTCAACCCCGAGGGCCCGAACGGCAACCCGGACCCGCTCGCCGCGGCCCGCGACATCCGTGAGACGTTCCGCCGGATGGCGATGAACGACGAGGAGACGGTCGCCCTGGTCGCCGGCGGTCACACCTTCGGCAAGACCCACGGCGCCGGCCCGGCGGACGCCGTCGGCGACGACCCCGAGGCCTCCCCGCTCGAGCAGCAGGGCCTCGGCTGGAAGAGCGGCTTCGGCACCGGCAAGGGCGGCGACGCCATCACCAGCGGCCTTGAGGGCGCCTGGACCAAGACCCCGGTGACCTGGGACAACACCTTCTTCGAGACCCTCTTCGGCTTCGAGTGGGAGCTGTCCAAGAGCCCCGCCGGCGCCCACCAGTGGAAGCCGAAGAACGGCGGCGGAGCGGGCACCGTCCCCGACGCGCACGACCCGTCGAAGACCCACGCCCCGACGATGCTGACGACCGACCTCGCGCTCCGCGTCGACCCGGCCTACGAGCCGATCTCCCGCCGCTTCCTGGAGGACCCCGACGCGTTCGCGGACGCCTTCGCCCGCGCCTGGTACAAGCTGACCCACCGTGACATGGGCCCCGTCGTGCGCTACCTCGGCCCGGAGGTGCCCACCGAGGTGCTGCTGTGGCAGGACCCGCTGCCCGCCGTGACCCACGAGCTGGTGGACGCCGCGGACGTCGCCGACCTGAAGGGCCGCGTCCTCGCCGCGGGCCTCCCGGTGTCCCAGCTGGTGTCCACCGCCTGGGCGTCGGCCTCGTCCTTCCGCGGCAGCGACAAGCGCGGCGGCGCCAACGGCGCCCGCATCCGGCTGGAGCCGCAGAACGGCTGGGAGGCCAACGAGCCCGACCAGCTGGCGACGGTGCTGCGCGCGCTGGAAGGGGTCCAGGAGTCCTTCAACTCCGCCCAGAGCGACGGAAAGCGGATCTCGTTGGCCGACCTGATCGTCCTCGCCGGGGGTGCGGCCGTCGAACGGGCCGCCAAGGACGCCGGGTTCGACGTCCGGGTGCCGTTCACGCCCGGCCGGGTGGACGCGGCGCAGGACCAGACCGACCGGGAGTCGTTCGCCGCGCTGGAGCCGGCCGCCGACGGGTTCCGCAACTACCTCGGCAAGGGCGTCCGGCTGCCCGCCGAGTACCTGCTGGTCGACCGGGCCAACCTGCTGACCCTGAGCGCCCCCGAGATGACCGCGCTCGTCGGCGGCCTGCGCGTGCTGGGCGCGAACCACCAGGGTTCCTCGCTCGGCGTGCTCACCACCGCCCCCGGGGTGCTGACCAACGACTTCTTCGTCAACCTGCTCGACCTGGGCACGACGTGGAAGGCGACCTCCGAGGACGCGAACACCTTCGAGGGCCGCGACGCCGACACGGGTGAGGTCCGCTGGACCGGCACCCGGGCCGACCTGGTCTTCGGCTCCAACTCCGAACTGCGCGCGCTCGCCGAGGTCTACGCGAGCGACGACGCCAAGGAGAAGTTCGTGAACGACTTCGTCGCGGCGTGGGCCAAGGTCATGGACCTCGACCGGTTCGACCTGGTCTGA
- a CDS encoding glycine hydroxymethyltransferase produces MASPVTHIPANTAASANTAFRSALDVVREVEPRVAAAIGAEIEDQRASLKLIASENYASPAVLLAMGNWLSDKYAEGTAGRRFYAGCRNVDTVESLAAEHARALFGAQHAYVQPHSGIDANLVAFWAVLSQRVESPALGRAGVRQVNDLGEQDWAELRRELGNQRMLGMSLDTGGHLTHGFRPNISGKMFDQRSYGTDPATGLIDYAALRATAREFRPLILVAGYSAYPRLVNFRLMREIADEVGATLMVDMAHFAGLVAGKVLTGDFDPVPHAQIVTSTTHKSLRGPRGGLVLCDSELAEHVDRGCPMVLGGPLSHVMAAKAVAFAEARRPEFQDYAQRVVDNAKALAEGLLRRGATLVTGGTDNHLVLADVSGYGLTGRQAEAALLDSGIVTNRNAVPQDPNGAWYTSGVRIGTPALTTRGLGTAEMDEIAGLIDTVLRGTTPAPGSGGTPSKAGYRLDDALRDGVAKRAADLLAGFPLYPGIDLA; encoded by the coding sequence TTGGCCAGCCCTGTCACGCATATCCCGGCGAACACCGCCGCCTCCGCCAACACCGCCTTCCGCAGCGCGCTCGACGTGGTGCGCGAGGTCGAGCCGCGCGTCGCGGCCGCCATCGGGGCCGAGATCGAGGACCAGCGGGCCTCCCTCAAGCTGATCGCCAGCGAGAACTACGCCTCCCCCGCCGTGCTGCTCGCCATGGGCAACTGGCTCAGCGACAAGTACGCCGAGGGCACCGCCGGACGCCGCTTCTACGCCGGCTGCCGCAACGTCGACACCGTCGAGTCGCTGGCCGCCGAGCACGCCCGCGCCCTGTTCGGCGCCCAGCACGCCTACGTCCAGCCCCACTCCGGGATCGACGCCAACCTGGTGGCGTTCTGGGCCGTGCTCTCCCAGCGGGTCGAGAGCCCGGCGCTCGGGCGCGCCGGGGTCCGCCAGGTCAACGACCTCGGCGAGCAGGACTGGGCCGAGCTCCGCCGGGAGCTCGGCAACCAGCGGATGCTGGGGATGTCGCTGGACACCGGCGGCCACCTCACCCACGGCTTCCGTCCGAACATCTCGGGCAAGATGTTCGACCAGCGCAGTTACGGCACCGACCCCGCCACCGGGCTGATCGACTACGCCGCGCTCCGGGCCACCGCCCGGGAGTTCCGGCCGCTGATCCTGGTGGCCGGCTACTCCGCGTACCCCCGGCTGGTGAACTTCCGGCTGATGCGCGAGATCGCCGACGAGGTCGGCGCGACCCTGATGGTCGACATGGCGCACTTCGCGGGCCTGGTCGCGGGCAAGGTGCTCACCGGCGACTTCGACCCCGTCCCGCACGCCCAGATCGTCACCAGCACCACCCACAAGTCACTGCGCGGACCGCGCGGCGGCCTGGTGCTGTGCGACTCGGAGCTGGCCGAACACGTCGACCGGGGCTGCCCGATGGTGCTCGGCGGCCCGCTCTCCCATGTGATGGCGGCCAAGGCTGTGGCGTTCGCGGAGGCCCGCCGCCCCGAGTTCCAGGACTACGCCCAGCGGGTCGTGGACAACGCCAAGGCCCTGGCCGAGGGCCTGCTGCGACGCGGCGCCACCCTGGTCACCGGCGGCACGGACAACCACCTGGTGCTCGCAGACGTCTCCGGCTACGGCCTGACCGGCCGTCAGGCCGAGGCGGCGCTGCTCGACTCGGGCATCGTCACCAACCGCAATGCCGTGCCGCAGGATCCGAACGGCGCCTGGTACACCTCCGGAGTCCGGATCGGCACACCGGCACTCACCACCCGGGGTCTCGGTACCGCGGAGATGGACGAGATCGCCGGCCTGATCGACACCGTGCTGCGCGGTACGACCCCGGCGCCCGGGTCCGGCGGCACGCCGTCCAAGGCCGGCTACCGGCTGGACGACGCGCTGCGCGACGGCGTGGCCAAGCGCGCCGCCGACCTGCTGGCGGGTTTCCCGCTCTATCCGGGCATCGACCTGGCGTAA